One Fictibacillus halophilus genomic window, TTTAAATATTGTTGCTGGAATTCAAGGTGTTGACCGCAAGCTCATCGAGGTCGGAAGAATTTATCAGTTAACACCCTACCAGCTAACAAAACGCATTATTTTGCCTGCTGCATTGCCATCGTTTATTACGGGTATGCGTAGCGGTCTCGGGCTTGGATGGATGTTTGTAGTAGCGGCAGAGCTTATGGGAGCAAGTGAAGGACTAGGCTATCTGCTAGTAGTAGGTCAGAACACGTACTCACCAGACACCGTCATTGCGAGCATTTTGCTATTTGCAGCTTTAGGTAAAATAACGGACGCAGTACTAAAATGGGTCGAACATCGCTCACTAAAATGGCAAGACAGTATAACTAACCAAGGATAGAAGGAGGGGAAACAGATGCTGAAAGTGAATCGTTTAGAACGAACATTTAATCAACGTACGGCTGGATTTCAAGACATTAATCTTTCTGTGAAGGAAGGTGAGGTCATTGGGATTCTAGGCACGAGCGGCTGTGGGAAAAGCACATTGCTCCGCGTGTTATCAGGTCTCGATCAACAATATGAAGGAACGATTTCAATAGAGAATGGATCGAACAACCAGATCGGTATGATGTTTCAAGAACCTCGCCTTCTGCCATGGTTGTCTGTAAAGAAGAACATTTCATTTGGTTTGGAAAAAGAAGAGAGACACAGTGATAAATATAAAACGTATTTGGACCTGGTAGGATTAACGGATTTTGAAAACCATTACCCGAAAGACTTATCAGGTGGGATGGCACAGCGAACAGCAATAGCACGAGCGCTTATCACTGAACCTGAAATCCTCTTGTTAGATGAACCGTTCAGTGCGTTAGATGCTTTTACAAAAATGCAGCTTCAAGACCTTCTGTTATCCATATGGCAAAAAAAGAAAACAACGATGATTTTAGTCACTCACGATATTGATGAGGCGCTCTATCTCTGTGATCGAATTCTCATCTTAAAAGGTCAGCCAGGTGAATTGTACAGCGAAATTGAGGTAGATAAAGAAAAACCAAGAACCCGAGGAGACGCTTACCTCTCTAAACTAAAAGCACATATCTTAAACTTATTAAACGTTGAAAAGAAAGCAGCAGGTGAACATCAATGACAAAACTAGTCACCATTGATCCAGTCGGAGGAACACATAATATTTCAGAAGACCAAAGGGATACATCCTTTTCTTGGGAAACTTTTACCGAAAGATTCAATAGGCGAAGTGATGGTAAGACGAATATGGCGTATGAATGTGTAGACCGTCATGTTGAAGAAGGAAGAGGTGAGAAAACAGCTCTTCACTATATTGACGACTCACAGGATATTAAAATTCGTTATAACGAGTTAAAGAAAACGACTGACCAGTGGGCGGCGGTTTTAAAAAAGCATGGTGTAAAGAGCGGAGATTTTGTTTTTGTCTTCTTGCCAAAACACCATCATTGTCATATCGCAATGTTAGCTGCTATTAAGCTAGGAGCAATTGTGGGTCCATTATTTGAAGCATTCATGTCGGATGCGGTAAGAGACCGGATCAGTGACTGTGAAGGAACGTTCTTAATCACAGATGAAGAGTTGTATAAGCGAGTACCAAGAGAAGATCTGCCAAGCCTTCATACGGTTTTTTTAACAGATGGTGAAGGAGAAAACGGAGAAATCTCGCTTCAAAAAGAATTGAAGAGTGTAGAGAACACAGAGAGTCAGATTGAGTGGGTAGATCCTGAACATGGTCTAAACATCCACTACACATCCGGTTCTACTGGAAAACCTAAAGGAATCATCCATGCTCATCGAGCGATGGTACAGCAATATCTTACAGGTAGATGGGTGTTAGATATTCAAGAAGATGATGTGTATTGGTGCACTGCTCATCCTGGATGGGTGACAGGAACGGTGTATGGCGTTTTTGCACCATTATTAAACGGAGCCACCATTGTTGTTCACGGTGGACGATTTAAAGCAGAAACTTGGTATGAAACCTTACAAAAAACAGGTGTAACAGTATGGTATAGTGCACCAACTGCATTTCGGATGTTGATGGCAAAAGGAAATCAGCTTCCAGAACGCTATGACCTTTCAAAGCTCCGACACATTTTGAGTGTAGGCGAACCATTGAATCCAGAAGTCATCTATTGGGGTCAGAACGTGCTTGGAAAAAGAATTCATGATACGTGGTGGATGACTGAAACTGGCGCTCAGCTTATTGTAAACCTTCCAACAGAGCCGATAAAGCCAGGTTCAATGGGAAAAGCATTTCCCGGCATAACCGCAACCGTATTGGATGAAGACGGAAATGAACTGCCTCCGTATGCCGTAGGTCATTTAGCGATCAAGGCACCATGGCCAGCAATCATGAGAGAAGTTTGGCAGAATCCTGAAAAATATGATTCGTATTTTAGCTGGGGCGAGTGGTATGTGTCTGGAGATCTTGCCATAAAAGACGAAGATGATTATATCTTTTTCCAAGGACGTTCAGATGACATGATTAATTCCTCCGGAGAACGAATCGGACCATTTGAAGTCGAAAGCAAACTGATCGAACACAAAGCAGTTGCCGAAGCTGGAGTAATCGGCAAGCCTGATCCGATTCGCGGAGAGATCGTAAAAGCCTTTATCGTTTTAAAAGATGGATTTAGAGAGAGTAAAGAGCTTTTGGATGAAATCCGAATCTTTGTTAGAGGTGAATTAGCTGCACATGCTGCACCTCGCGAGATCGAAATCGTAGAAGAGCTTCCAAAAACAAAGATCAGCGGAAAAATATTGCGAAGAGAGCTGAAAGCCCGTGAGTTACAAAAACTTGCTTGAAACTTCGAGAAAGATAGGGAAGGTTAGAATCGGTGACTTTGCTCTAGAGTCAGGAAAAGTAATTCCGAACGCCGAATTAGCTTTTGAGAAGACAGGTAACGCTAAAGGCCCTGTTGTCTTACTCTGCCACGCGTTAACTGGAAATCAGTATGCATACGGATCAGAACAAGATCCAGGATGGTGGCGTGGATTAGTTGGTCCTGATCAATATATTGACACAAACCAGTTTCAAGTAATCACATTTAATGTGCTCGGAGGATGCAGCGGTTCAACTGGTCCAGCAAAGACGAATCCTGAAACCGGAGAACACTATGGAAAGTCATTTCCTTTTGTAACGGTAAGAGATATGGTTCGCGCGCAGCGACAGGCACTTAGCATTTTAGGGATTCCTAGACTTCTTGCCGTCATGGGAGGTTCACTCGGCGGTATGCAGGCACTTGAGTGGGCTGTGCAGTTTCCGTATTTCTTAGAAAAAGTGTTTATCTTTGCGGCAACTCCTTTTTTAAGTGATTATGGCGTCGCT contains:
- a CDS encoding ABC transporter ATP-binding protein, producing the protein MLKVNRLERTFNQRTAGFQDINLSVKEGEVIGILGTSGCGKSTLLRVLSGLDQQYEGTISIENGSNNQIGMMFQEPRLLPWLSVKKNISFGLEKEERHSDKYKTYLDLVGLTDFENHYPKDLSGGMAQRTAIARALITEPEILLLDEPFSALDAFTKMQLQDLLLSIWQKKKTTMILVTHDIDEALYLCDRILILKGQPGELYSEIEVDKEKPRTRGDAYLSKLKAHILNLLNVEKKAAGEHQ
- the acsA gene encoding acetate--CoA ligase, with protein sequence MTKLVTIDPVGGTHNISEDQRDTSFSWETFTERFNRRSDGKTNMAYECVDRHVEEGRGEKTALHYIDDSQDIKIRYNELKKTTDQWAAVLKKHGVKSGDFVFVFLPKHHHCHIAMLAAIKLGAIVGPLFEAFMSDAVRDRISDCEGTFLITDEELYKRVPREDLPSLHTVFLTDGEGENGEISLQKELKSVENTESQIEWVDPEHGLNIHYTSGSTGKPKGIIHAHRAMVQQYLTGRWVLDIQEDDVYWCTAHPGWVTGTVYGVFAPLLNGATIVVHGGRFKAETWYETLQKTGVTVWYSAPTAFRMLMAKGNQLPERYDLSKLRHILSVGEPLNPEVIYWGQNVLGKRIHDTWWMTETGAQLIVNLPTEPIKPGSMGKAFPGITATVLDEDGNELPPYAVGHLAIKAPWPAIMREVWQNPEKYDSYFSWGEWYVSGDLAIKDEDDYIFFQGRSDDMINSSGERIGPFEVESKLIEHKAVAEAGVIGKPDPIRGEIVKAFIVLKDGFRESKELLDEIRIFVRGELAAHAAPREIEIVEELPKTKISGKILRRELKARELQKLA